Proteins from one Gibbsiella quercinecans genomic window:
- the atpG gene encoding F0F1 ATP synthase subunit gamma, translated as MAGAKEIRSKIASVQNTQKITKAMEMVAASKMRKSQERMAASRPYAETMRNVIGHLALGNLEYKHPYLEERDVKRVGYLVVSTDRGLCGGLNINLFKKLLAEMKGWSEKGIEVDLALIGSKAASFFGSVGGNVVAQVTGMGDNPSLSDLIGPVKVMLQAYDEGRLDKLYIVSNKFINTMSQVPQVLQLLPLPPADDAELKKKSWDYLYEPDPKVLLDTLLRRYVESQVYQGVVENLASEQAARMVAMKAATDNGGSLIKELQLVYNKARQASITQELTEIVSGASAV; from the coding sequence ATGGCCGGCGCAAAAGAGATACGTAGTAAGATCGCAAGCGTGCAAAACACGCAGAAGATCACTAAAGCGATGGAAATGGTCGCCGCCTCCAAAATGCGTAAGTCTCAGGAACGCATGGCGGCCAGCCGTCCTTATGCAGAGACCATGCGCAACGTGATTGGTCACCTTGCGTTAGGGAATCTGGAATATAAGCACCCGTACCTGGAAGAGCGTGACGTTAAGCGCGTTGGGTATCTGGTGGTGTCTACTGACCGTGGTCTCTGCGGCGGCTTGAACATCAACCTGTTCAAGAAGTTGCTGGCAGAGATGAAAGGCTGGTCCGAAAAAGGCATCGAAGTTGATTTGGCGCTGATTGGCTCTAAAGCGGCTTCTTTCTTTGGCTCCGTAGGCGGCAACGTGGTTGCCCAGGTCACCGGCATGGGGGACAACCCTTCCCTGTCTGATCTGATCGGGCCGGTAAAAGTGATGCTGCAGGCCTATGATGAAGGCCGTTTGGACAAGCTGTACATCGTCAGTAATAAATTCATTAATACGATGTCCCAGGTGCCGCAAGTGCTTCAGCTGCTGCCGTTGCCGCCAGCCGATGACGCTGAGCTGAAGAAAAAATCCTGGGATTACCTGTATGAACCCGATCCAAAGGTGCTGCTTGATACTTTGCTGCGCCGTTATGTGGAATCGCAAGTTTATCAGGGCGTCGTGGAAAACCTGGCCAGCGAGCAGGCCGCACGAATGGTCGCGATGAAAGCCGCAACCGATAACGGCGGTAGCCTGATCAAAGAGCTGCAGTTGGTTTACAACAAGGCGCGTCAGGCCAGCATCACTCAGGAACTCACCGAGATCGTCTCGGGAGCCTCCGCGGTTTAA
- a CDS encoding F0F1 ATP synthase subunit epsilon: protein MAMTYHLDVVSAEKQLFSGLVQKIQVTGSEGELGIYPGHAPLLTAIKPGMVRIVKQHGEEEFIYLSGGILEVQPNAVTVLSDTAIRGEDLDEARALEAKRRAEEHIRTSHGDVDYAQASAELAKAIAKLRVIELTKKAM, encoded by the coding sequence ATGGCTATGACTTACCATCTGGATGTCGTCAGTGCGGAAAAACAGCTGTTTTCCGGCCTGGTGCAAAAGATCCAGGTGACAGGCAGCGAAGGCGAACTGGGTATTTATCCGGGGCATGCGCCGCTGCTGACTGCCATCAAGCCTGGCATGGTGCGTATAGTTAAACAGCATGGTGAAGAAGAGTTCATCTATCTGTCTGGCGGTATCCTTGAGGTACAGCCGAACGCTGTGACCGTGCTGTCCGACACCGCCATCCGTGGGGAGGATCTCGACGAAGCGAGAGCGCTGGAAGCGAAGCGCCGAGCTGAAGAGCACATCCGCACCTCTCATGGCGATGTCGACTATGCTCAGGCATCCGCTGAACTGGCGAAAGCGATCGCAAAACTGCGCGTTATCGAGCTCACCAAAAAAGCGATGTAA
- the atpD gene encoding F0F1 ATP synthase subunit beta, with product MATGKIIQVIGAVVDVEFPQDAVPNVYDALEVENGNEKLVLEVQQQLGGGVVRCIAMGTSDGLRRGLKVTDLQHPIEVPVGKATLGRIMNVLGQPIDMKGDIGEEDRWAIHRAAPSYEELSNSQELLETGIKVMDLICPFAKGGKVGLFGGAGVGKTVNMMELIRNIAIEHSGYSVFAGVGERTREGNDFYHEMTESNVLDKVSLVYGQMNEPPGNRLRVALTGLTIAEKFRDEGRDVLLFIDNIYRYTLAGTEVSALLGRMPSAVGYQPTLAEEMGVLQERITSTKTGSITSVQAVYVPADDLTDPSPATTFAHLDATVVLSRNIASLGIYPAVDPLDSTSRQLDPLVVGQEHYDVARGVQSILQRYQELKDIIAILGMDELSEDDKLVVSRARKIQRFLSQPFFVAEVFTGSPGKFVSLKDTIRGFKGIMDGDYDHLPEQAFYMVGTIEEAVEKAKKL from the coding sequence ATGGCTACTGGAAAGATTATCCAGGTAATCGGCGCCGTGGTGGACGTCGAGTTCCCTCAGGATGCCGTACCTAACGTGTACGACGCCCTTGAGGTAGAAAACGGTAACGAAAAGCTGGTGCTGGAAGTTCAGCAACAGCTGGGCGGCGGCGTTGTGCGCTGTATCGCCATGGGGACTTCCGACGGCCTGCGCCGCGGTCTGAAAGTGACCGATCTGCAGCACCCGATCGAAGTTCCGGTTGGTAAGGCTACGCTGGGCCGTATCATGAACGTATTGGGGCAACCCATCGACATGAAGGGTGACATCGGCGAAGAAGATCGCTGGGCGATTCACCGCGCGGCGCCAAGCTACGAAGAGTTGTCCAACTCCCAGGAACTGCTGGAAACCGGTATCAAGGTGATGGACCTGATTTGCCCGTTCGCGAAGGGCGGTAAAGTCGGTCTGTTCGGCGGTGCGGGCGTGGGTAAAACCGTAAACATGATGGAGCTGATCCGTAACATCGCGATCGAACACTCCGGTTATTCCGTGTTTGCGGGCGTGGGCGAACGTACCCGTGAAGGTAACGACTTCTACCACGAAATGACCGAATCCAACGTACTGGACAAGGTTTCCCTGGTGTATGGTCAGATGAACGAGCCACCGGGTAACCGTCTGCGCGTTGCGCTGACCGGCCTGACCATTGCGGAAAAATTCCGTGATGAAGGCCGCGACGTACTGCTGTTTATCGATAACATCTACCGTTATACCCTGGCCGGTACGGAAGTATCCGCACTGCTGGGCCGTATGCCTTCTGCGGTAGGTTATCAGCCAACGCTGGCGGAAGAGATGGGCGTTCTGCAAGAACGTATCACCTCAACCAAGACCGGTTCTATCACCTCCGTACAGGCTGTTTACGTGCCCGCGGATGACTTGACTGACCCGTCGCCAGCCACCACCTTTGCGCACTTGGATGCCACCGTGGTACTGAGCCGTAACATCGCGTCCCTGGGGATCTACCCGGCCGTTGACCCGCTGGATTCCACCAGCCGTCAATTGGATCCGCTGGTAGTTGGCCAGGAACACTACGACGTTGCGCGTGGCGTGCAGTCTATTCTGCAACGCTATCAGGAGCTGAAGGACATTATCGCCATTCTGGGTATGGACGAGCTGTCGGAAGACGACAAGCTGGTGGTATCCCGTGCGCGTAAAATCCAGCGCTTCCTGTCCCAGCCGTTCTTCGTGGCAGAAGTCTTCACCGGCTCTCCAGGCAAGTTCGTATCGCTGAAAGACACCATTCGTGGCTTTAAAGGCATTATGGACGGTGACTACGATCACCTGCCGGAGCAGGCGTTCTACATGGTTGGCACCATTGAAGAAGCAGTGGAAAAAGCCAAGAAACTGTAA